From a region of the Enterobacter sp. JBIWA008 genome:
- the pldB gene encoding lysophospholipase L2: protein MFQQKKDWETRENAFAAFSMGPLTDFWRQREEDEFTGVGGIPVRFVRFRNEKNDRVIVVCPGRIESYVKYAELAYDLVHMGFDVLIIDHRGQGLSGRMLPDTHRGHVDRFSDYVDDFAAFWQQDVQPGPWRKRYILAHSMGGAISTLFLQRYAHQCDAIALTAPMYGIVIRFPDWMVRHLLDWAEGHQRIREGYAIGTGRWRALPFAINVLTHSRQRYRRNLRFYADEPRLRVGGPTWHWVREGIMAGEQVLAGVGNDDTPTLLIQAEEERVVDNRMHVRYCELRAATGHPCEGGKPLVINGAFHEILFEKDAMRSVALNAIVEFFNRHN from the coding sequence ATGTTTCAGCAGAAAAAGGACTGGGAAACACGAGAAAACGCTTTTGCTGCTTTCTCTATGGGGCCGCTGACCGATTTCTGGCGGCAGCGTGAGGAAGATGAGTTTACGGGCGTCGGGGGCATCCCGGTGCGTTTCGTTCGTTTCCGAAATGAAAAAAATGACCGGGTGATTGTGGTCTGCCCTGGGCGTATTGAAAGCTACGTTAAATACGCCGAGCTTGCCTATGACCTGGTCCATATGGGGTTCGATGTCCTGATCATCGACCATCGTGGGCAGGGGCTGTCCGGACGTATGCTACCGGACACGCACCGTGGGCACGTCGATCGCTTCAGCGATTACGTCGACGATTTTGCCGCGTTCTGGCAGCAGGACGTTCAGCCCGGTCCCTGGCGCAAACGTTATATCCTTGCGCACTCGATGGGCGGCGCCATTTCGACGCTGTTTTTGCAGCGTTACGCGCACCAGTGCGACGCTATTGCGCTTACCGCGCCGATGTACGGTATCGTCATCCGTTTTCCTGACTGGATGGTGCGTCATCTTCTCGACTGGGCTGAGGGCCATCAGCGCATTCGTGAAGGTTACGCCATAGGCACAGGACGCTGGCGCGCGCTGCCGTTCGCCATCAACGTCTTAACCCACAGCCGGCAGCGTTATCGCCGCAACCTGCGCTTTTATGCCGATGAACCGCGCTTGCGCGTCGGCGGCCCGACCTGGCACTGGGTGCGGGAGGGTATTATGGCCGGTGAGCAGGTGCTGGCGGGCGTAGGCAATGATGACACGCCGACGCTTCTGATTCAGGCGGAAGAAGAGCGTGTGGTGGATAACCGCATGCATGTCCGCTATTGTGAACTGCGCGCTGCAACCGGTCACCCTTGTGAAGGGGGTAAACCGCTGGTCATTAACGGCGCGTTCCATGAGATCCTTTTTGAAAAGGACGCTATGCGCTCAGTCGCGCTCAACGCCATTGTTGAATTTTTCAACAGGCATAATTGA
- a CDS encoding dienelactone hydrolase family protein: MTERTGFAPAAAPHASTIVSTPEAAITAGETSIPSQGENMPAYHARPKSAEGPLPIVIVIQEIFGVHEHIRDLCRRLALEGYLAVAPELYFRQGDPNDYSDIPTLLSNLVSKVPDAQVLADLDHVASWAARNGGDPHRLLVTGFCWGGRISWLYAAHNPQLKAAVAWYGKLVGDKTLNSPKHPVDIATELNAPVLGLYGGQDTGISLDSVDTMRHALRSANAKAEIVVYPDAGHAFNADYRPSYHAESAKDGWQRMLAWFSQYGGKKA; the protein is encoded by the coding sequence ATGACTGAAAGAACCGGTTTTGCACCTGCTGCGGCCCCCCATGCTTCAACCATCGTGTCGACGCCAGAAGCGGCAATTACCGCAGGTGAGACCTCTATTCCCTCGCAGGGGGAGAATATGCCTGCTTATCACGCGCGGCCAAAATCGGCAGAGGGTCCGCTACCCATCGTGATTGTGATTCAGGAGATATTTGGTGTTCACGAACACATTCGCGACCTCTGCCGCCGGCTGGCGCTGGAAGGGTATCTGGCCGTTGCCCCAGAGCTCTACTTCCGTCAGGGCGATCCGAACGACTACAGCGATATTCCCACACTGCTCAGCAACCTGGTCAGCAAAGTCCCGGACGCGCAGGTGCTGGCCGATCTCGACCACGTCGCCAGCTGGGCGGCGCGCAACGGGGGCGATCCGCATCGTCTGCTGGTCACCGGTTTCTGCTGGGGTGGACGCATTAGCTGGCTGTATGCCGCGCATAACCCGCAGCTTAAAGCCGCTGTCGCCTGGTACGGCAAACTGGTGGGTGATAAAACGCTGAATTCACCGAAACATCCGGTCGATATCGCAACCGAGTTAAACGCCCCCGTGTTAGGGCTTTACGGCGGTCAGGACACCGGTATTTCACTGGATTCGGTAGACACCATGCGCCATGCGCTGCGTTCGGCAAATGCGAAGGCGGAGATTGTGGTCTACCCGGATGCCGGGCATGCGTTTAACGCCGATTATCGTCCGAGCTATCACGCAGAATCGGCTAAAGATGGCTGGCAGCGTATGCTGGCGTGGTTTAGCCAGTACGGCGGTAAGAAGGCGTAA
- a CDS encoding DUF4258 domain-containing protein, which translates to MLRLYTLWELERELSPEDFQHILTPEAALEKATVSYDLDYSNYTYPPLGEVPRELSIPKDKPYTRADRSVYDPVYDDLEMNLMEGWIIGLDTDEYWDNTLNPFHIDADSQLIFDNADPFCWVISDFQRAYQIVINNQNGRKPAPTEKYRSSGEPVQHAQVAKTINSKAAGRLLAAGGIYNGNIEGFHQTTQQLGGDAPAGYDQVMDNKGLIIAGTSVAAGLGIGRLGSLSEMEALTKISKGDSGAYLPTGRMGNPMNTIGANPPTIIGDFSYSAHAIDRMQGRGVPPSAIENALSTGDLFSTKAGTTGYYDSINNLRVIVNSKTGNIVTVIPGAPK; encoded by the coding sequence ATGCTCAGACTTTACACGCTGTGGGAACTGGAGCGGGAGCTGTCTCCCGAAGATTTCCAGCACATCCTGACACCGGAAGCAGCACTGGAAAAAGCGACGGTAAGTTATGATCTGGACTACAGTAATTACACATATCCGCCATTAGGTGAGGTCCCCAGAGAACTGAGTATTCCAAAAGACAAACCTTACACTCGGGCAGATCGTTCAGTATACGACCCGGTTTATGACGATCTGGAAATGAACCTGATGGAAGGCTGGATAATTGGTCTGGACACAGATGAATACTGGGATAACACCCTAAATCCTTTTCACATCGATGCCGACAGTCAGCTCATTTTTGATAACGCAGACCCTTTCTGTTGGGTTATCAGTGACTTTCAGAGGGCATATCAGATAGTCATTAATAATCAGAACGGCAGAAAACCCGCACCAACTGAGAAATATCGCTCTTCCGGTGAACCCGTGCAGCACGCTCAGGTAGCCAAAACAATCAACAGTAAAGCTGCAGGGAGACTTCTGGCTGCTGGAGGCATCTACAACGGTAATATCGAAGGTTTTCATCAGACCACACAGCAACTCGGCGGCGATGCGCCAGCGGGCTACGATCAGGTTATGGACAATAAAGGGCTTATCATCGCTGGTACGTCTGTCGCCGCTGGCCTCGGAATTGGTCGTTTAGGGAGCCTAAGTGAGATGGAAGCACTAACAAAAATATCGAAAGGCGATTCTGGTGCATACTTACCTACAGGTCGAATGGGTAATCCTATGAATACGATAGGAGCAAATCCCCCAACTATTATTGGTGATTTCAGCTACTCAGCCCATGCGATTGACCGCATGCAAGGAAGAGGTGTACCGCCTTCAGCGATAGAAAATGCACTTAGCACAGGCGATCTGTTTTCGACAAAAGCGGGAACAACGGGGTACTACGACTCAATTAATAATCTCCGCGTAATCGTCAATTCAAAGACAGGAAACATTGTTACCGTCATACCAGGAGCACCTAAATAA
- the rhtB gene encoding homoserine/homoserine lactone efflux protein, whose protein sequence is MTFEWWFAYLLTSIILSLSPGSGAINTMTTSINHGYRGAAASIAGLQTGLGIHIVLVGIGLGTLFSRSVLAFEVLKWAGAAYLIWLGIQQWRAAGSINLNTLAQTQNRGHLFKRAVFVNLTNPKSIVFLAALFPQFIVPHQPQVMQYVVLGATTIIVDIIVMIGYATLAQRIAAWIKGPKQMKALNKVFGSLFMLVGALLASARHA, encoded by the coding sequence ATGACCTTCGAATGGTGGTTCGCCTACCTGCTGACATCCATTATCCTCAGCCTTTCTCCGGGTTCGGGTGCTATTAACACCATGACTACCTCCATCAACCACGGCTATCGCGGTGCGGCGGCGTCGATTGCCGGTTTACAGACCGGGCTGGGCATTCATATTGTGCTGGTCGGGATTGGTCTGGGAACGCTGTTCTCCCGCTCCGTGCTGGCCTTTGAGGTGTTGAAATGGGCCGGGGCAGCGTATCTGATTTGGCTCGGCATCCAGCAGTGGCGCGCGGCAGGCTCCATCAACCTCAATACGCTCGCTCAGACGCAAAACCGCGGCCATCTGTTTAAGCGCGCGGTGTTCGTCAACCTGACCAACCCGAAGAGCATCGTTTTCCTCGCCGCGCTGTTCCCGCAGTTTATCGTGCCGCACCAGCCGCAGGTGATGCAGTACGTGGTGCTGGGCGCGACTACCATTATTGTCGATATCATCGTGATGATTGGTTACGCGACGCTGGCGCAGCGAATTGCGGCGTGGATTAAAGGGCCTAAGCAGATGAAGGCCCTGAATAAAGTCTTTGGCTCACTGTTTATGCTGGTTGGCGCGCTGCTTGCGTCAGCGCGTCATGCTTAG
- a CDS encoding carboxylate/amino acid/amine transporter, translating to MALLIITTILWAFSFSLIGEYLAGSVDSYFSVLIRVGLAALVFLPFLRTRGQSLKTIVLYMLVGAMQLGIMYLFSFRAYVYLSVSEFLLFTVLTPLYITLIYDLLSRRRLRWGYLLSAALAVIGAAIIRYDKVSDHFWTGLMFVQLANISFAIGMVGYKRLMETRPMPQHNAFAWFYMGAAIVAVAAWFMLGNPQKLPTTTAQWGVLVWLGVVASGLGYFMWNYGATQVDAGTLGIMNNVHVPAGLLVNLAIWQQQPHWPSFLIGGAVILASLWVHRRWVAPRSAQTEDGRTRGSALSE from the coding sequence GTGGCGCTACTCATTATCACCACTATCCTGTGGGCCTTCTCCTTTAGCCTGATTGGCGAATACCTTGCCGGTTCGGTCGACAGCTACTTCTCGGTGCTGATACGCGTGGGGCTGGCGGCGCTGGTGTTCCTGCCGTTTCTACGCACGCGCGGGCAATCGCTGAAAACGATTGTGCTTTATATGCTGGTGGGGGCGATGCAGCTCGGCATCATGTATCTGTTCAGCTTCCGGGCCTACGTCTACCTGTCCGTCTCCGAATTCCTGCTCTTTACCGTTCTGACGCCGCTCTATATTACGCTGATTTACGACCTGCTCAGCAGACGCCGTCTGCGCTGGGGATACCTGCTGAGCGCGGCGCTGGCGGTGATCGGCGCGGCGATTATTCGCTATGACAAAGTCAGCGATCACTTCTGGACCGGGCTGATGTTCGTCCAGCTCGCCAACATCAGTTTTGCCATCGGTATGGTGGGCTACAAACGCCTGATGGAAACCCGTCCGATGCCGCAGCATAACGCGTTTGCGTGGTTCTATATGGGCGCCGCGATTGTCGCGGTGGCGGCGTGGTTTATGCTCGGTAACCCGCAAAAACTGCCGACCACCACCGCGCAGTGGGGGGTTCTGGTCTGGCTGGGCGTAGTGGCGTCAGGGTTGGGATACTTCATGTGGAACTACGGCGCTACGCAGGTAGACGCCGGTACGCTGGGGATCATGAACAACGTGCATGTCCCGGCAGGGCTGCTGGTCAACCTCGCTATCTGGCAGCAACAGCCGCACTGGCCGAGCTTCCTTATTGGGGGAGCGGTGATCCTGGCTTCGCTGTGGGTCCATCGCCGATGGGTCGCTCCGCGCTCCGCACAAACGGAAGATGGTCGCACGCGTGGTTCCGCGCTGAGCGAATAA
- the metE gene encoding 5-methyltetrahydropteroyltriglutamate--homocysteine S-methyltransferase, whose product MTIRNHTLGFPRVGLRRELKKAQESYWAGNATREELLAVGRELRARHWDQQKQAGIDLLPVGDFAWYDHVLTTSLLLGNVPARHQNKDGSVDIDTLFRIGRGRAPTGEPAAAAEMTKWFNTNYHYMVPEFVKGQQFRLTWTQLLDEVDEALALGHQVKPVLLGPVTYLWLGKVKGEPFDRLSLLKDILPVYKQVLIELGKRGIQWVQIDEPALVLELPQAWLDAFKPAYDALTGQVKLLLTTYFEGVTPNLSTISALPVQGLHVDCVHGKDDVAELHKRLPADWLLSAGLINGRNVWRADLTEKYAQIKDIVGKRELWVASSCSLLHSPIDLSVETRLDAEVKNWFAFALQKCEELTLLRDALNSGDTAAISEWSAPIQARRHSARVHNPAVEKRLAAITAQDSQRQSPYEVRAEAQRARFNLPAWPTTTIGSFPQTTEIRGLRLDFKKGNLDANHYRTGIAEHIKQAIIEQERLGLDVLVHGEAERNDMVEYFGEHLDGFVFTQNGWVQSYGSRCVKPPVVIGDVSRPEAITVEWAKYAQSLTDKPVKGMLTGPVTILCWSFPREDVTRETIAKQIALALRDEVADLEAAGIGIIQIDEPALREGLPLRRSDWDAYLQWGVEAFRISAAVAKDDTQIHTHMCYCEFNDIMDSIAALDADVITIETSRSDMELLESFEEFEYPNEIGPGVYDIHSPNVPSVEWIEALLKKAAQRIPAERLWVNPDCGLKTRGWPETRAALANMVKAAQNLRQA is encoded by the coding sequence ATGACAATCCGCAATCACACTCTCGGTTTCCCTCGCGTTGGCCTGCGTCGCGAGCTGAAAAAAGCGCAAGAAAGCTACTGGGCGGGTAACGCCACCCGTGAAGAACTGCTGGCGGTAGGACGCGAGCTGCGCGCCCGCCACTGGGATCAGCAAAAACAGGCGGGCATTGACCTGCTGCCGGTGGGCGATTTCGCCTGGTACGACCATGTTCTGACGACAAGCCTGCTGCTTGGCAACGTGCCGGCTCGTCATCAGAACAAAGATGGATCGGTAGATATCGATACTCTGTTCCGCATAGGCCGTGGCCGTGCGCCAACGGGTGAGCCAGCGGCAGCGGCGGAAATGACCAAGTGGTTTAACACCAACTATCACTATATGGTGCCGGAGTTCGTCAAAGGCCAGCAGTTCAGGCTGACCTGGACGCAGCTTCTGGACGAGGTGGACGAAGCGCTGGCGCTGGGCCACCAGGTGAAACCCGTGTTGCTTGGGCCGGTAACCTATCTGTGGCTGGGCAAAGTAAAAGGCGAGCCGTTTGACCGGCTCAGCCTGCTGAAGGATATTCTGCCGGTCTATAAACAGGTGCTGATTGAGCTGGGCAAGCGCGGCATTCAGTGGGTGCAAATCGACGAGCCAGCGCTGGTGCTCGAACTGCCCCAGGCCTGGCTCGATGCCTTCAAACCGGCGTATGACGCGCTCACTGGTCAGGTAAAACTCCTGCTGACGACCTATTTTGAAGGCGTGACGCCTAACCTGAGCACCATTTCCGCGCTGCCGGTGCAGGGTCTGCACGTTGACTGTGTACACGGTAAAGATGATGTGGCGGAGCTGCACAAGCGCCTGCCCGCAGACTGGCTGCTCTCCGCCGGTCTGATTAACGGTCGTAACGTCTGGCGCGCCGATCTGACCGAGAAATATGCTCAGATTAAGGACATCGTCGGCAAACGTGAGCTGTGGGTGGCCTCTTCCTGTTCCCTGCTGCACAGCCCGATCGATCTTAGCGTGGAGACTCGCCTGGATGCCGAGGTGAAAAACTGGTTTGCCTTCGCCCTGCAAAAATGTGAAGAGCTGACGCTGCTGCGCGATGCGCTGAACAGCGGCGACACGGCGGCGATTAGCGAATGGAGCGCACCGATCCAGGCGCGTCGTCACTCGGCGCGCGTGCACAACCCTGCGGTGGAAAAACGTCTGGCAGCTATCACCGCCCAGGACAGCCAGCGCCAGAGCCCGTATGAAGTGCGTGCCGAAGCCCAGCGCGCCCGCTTCAACCTGCCCGCGTGGCCAACCACCACTATCGGTTCCTTCCCGCAGACCACTGAAATCCGCGGCCTGCGTCTGGACTTCAAAAAGGGGAATCTGGATGCGAATCACTACCGCACCGGCATCGCGGAACACATCAAGCAGGCGATTATCGAGCAGGAACGCCTGGGGCTGGACGTGCTGGTGCACGGCGAGGCCGAGCGTAACGACATGGTGGAATACTTCGGTGAGCACCTGGACGGCTTTGTCTTTACCCAGAACGGCTGGGTACAGAGCTATGGCTCCCGCTGCGTGAAGCCGCCGGTAGTGATCGGTGACGTCAGCCGTCCGGAAGCGATCACCGTGGAGTGGGCGAAATACGCGCAGTCCCTGACCGACAAGCCGGTGAAAGGGATGCTGACCGGTCCGGTGACCATTCTCTGCTGGTCATTCCCGCGTGAAGACGTGACCCGTGAAACCATCGCCAAACAGATTGCCCTGGCGCTGCGTGATGAAGTGGCGGATCTGGAAGCGGCAGGTATTGGCATTATCCAGATTGACGAACCAGCCCTGCGCGAAGGTCTGCCGCTGCGCCGCAGCGACTGGGATGCCTACCTGCAGTGGGGCGTGGAGGCGTTCCGCATCAGCGCCGCGGTGGCGAAGGACGACACCCAGATCCACACCCACATGTGTTACTGCGAATTTAACGACATTATGGATTCGATTGCCGCCCTGGATGCCGACGTGATCACCATCGAGACCTCGCGTTCAGACATGGAGCTGCTGGAGTCGTTCGAAGAGTTTGAGTACCCGAATGAAATCGGGCCGGGCGTGTACGACATTCACTCCCCTAACGTGCCGAGCGTGGAGTGGATTGAAGCCCTGCTGAAAAAAGCGGCCCAGCGCATTCCGGCGGAGCGTCTGTGGGTGAACCCGGACTGCGGACTGAAAACCCGCGGCTGGCCGGAGACGCGCGCGGCGCTGGCGAACATGGTGAAGGCGGCGCAGAATTTGCGTCAGGCGTAG
- the metR gene encoding HTH-type transcriptional regulator MetR, which yields MIEIKHLKTLQALRNCGSLAAAAATLHQTQSALSHQFSDLEQRLGFRLFVRKSQPLRFTPQGEILLQLANQVLPQIASALQACNEPQQTRLRIAIECHSCIQWLTPALENFRQKWPQVEMDFKSGVTFDPQPSLQQGELDLVMTSDILPRSGLHYSPMFDYEVRLVLAPDHPLAAKTRITPEDLATETLLIYPVQRSRLDIWRHFLQPAGISPQLKSVDNTLLLIQMVAARMGIAALPHWVVESFERQGLVVTKTLGEGLWSRLYAAVRDGEQRQPITEAFIRSARNHACDHLPFVRSAERPIGDGPTAKPGSPLPQ from the coding sequence ATGATCGAGATTAAACACCTGAAAACGCTACAAGCGTTGCGGAACTGCGGTTCGCTCGCGGCGGCTGCGGCCACGCTGCACCAAACCCAGTCCGCCCTTTCTCACCAGTTCAGCGATCTGGAACAACGCCTCGGCTTCCGTCTTTTTGTGCGCAAGAGCCAGCCGCTACGCTTTACGCCGCAGGGTGAAATTCTTCTTCAGCTGGCGAATCAGGTGCTGCCGCAGATCGCCAGCGCGCTGCAGGCGTGTAACGAACCGCAGCAGACCAGGCTGCGTATCGCCATCGAGTGCCACAGCTGTATTCAGTGGCTTACCCCCGCGCTTGAGAACTTCCGCCAGAAGTGGCCGCAGGTAGAGATGGACTTCAAATCCGGCGTGACGTTCGACCCGCAGCCGTCGCTGCAGCAGGGCGAGCTGGATCTGGTCATGACCTCTGACATCCTGCCGCGCAGCGGCCTGCACTATTCGCCGATGTTTGATTATGAAGTACGCCTGGTGCTGGCGCCGGACCACCCGCTAGCCGCCAAAACGCGCATCACGCCGGAAGACCTGGCGACAGAAACGCTGCTGATTTATCCGGTCCAGCGCAGCCGCCTGGATATCTGGCGCCACTTCCTGCAGCCTGCGGGCATCAGCCCACAGCTGAAAAGCGTGGATAACACGCTGCTGCTGATTCAGATGGTGGCGGCCAGAATGGGTATCGCGGCGCTGCCGCACTGGGTGGTGGAGAGTTTTGAACGCCAGGGTCTGGTGGTGACCAAAACCCTGGGTGAAGGACTGTGGAGCCGGCTGTACGCCGCCGTGCGCGATGGCGAGCAGCGTCAGCCGATTACGGAGGCGTTTATTCGCTCAGCGCGGAACCACGCGTGCGACCATCTTCCGTTTGTGCGGAGCGCGGAGCGACCCATCGGCGATGGACCCACAGCGAAGCCAGGATCACCGCTCCCCCAATAA
- the rhtC gene encoding threonine export protein RhtC: MLMLFLTVALVHIVALMSPGPDFFFVSQTAVSRSRKEAMMGVLGITMGVMVWAAVALLGLNLILAKMAWLHNIIMVGGGLYLCWMGYQMLRGALKKEEKKPEEPKVELATGGRSFVKGLLTNLANPKAIIYFGSVFSLFVGDSVGAGARWGIFLLIVVETFAWFTIVASLFALPAMRRGYQRIAKWIDGFAGALFAGFGIHLIISR, encoded by the coding sequence ATGTTAATGCTATTTCTCACCGTGGCGTTAGTGCACATCGTTGCGCTGATGAGCCCCGGCCCGGACTTTTTCTTCGTATCACAAACGGCCGTCAGCCGCTCCCGCAAGGAGGCGATGATGGGCGTGCTCGGTATCACTATGGGCGTTATGGTCTGGGCGGCCGTTGCGCTGCTCGGTCTTAACCTTATCCTGGCGAAGATGGCCTGGCTGCATAACATCATTATGGTCGGCGGCGGGCTTTACCTGTGCTGGATGGGCTACCAGATGCTGCGCGGGGCGCTGAAGAAAGAAGAGAAAAAACCGGAGGAGCCAAAAGTAGAGCTGGCAACGGGCGGCCGCAGCTTTGTAAAAGGGCTGCTGACTAATCTGGCGAACCCAAAAGCGATTATCTATTTCGGATCGGTGTTCTCGCTGTTTGTTGGCGATAGCGTCGGTGCGGGCGCACGCTGGGGCATCTTCCTGCTGATCGTCGTTGAAACCTTTGCCTGGTTTACCATCGTAGCCAGCCTGTTCGCCTTACCGGCGATGCGCCGCGGCTACCAGCGTATCGCGAAGTGGATTGACGGCTTCGCCGGCGCGCTGTTCGCCGGCTTCGGCATTCATCTCATCATTTCTCGCTAA
- the udp gene encoding uridine phosphorylase: MSKSDVFHLGLTKNDLQGATLAIVPGDPERVEKIAALMDKPVKLAAHREFTTWRAELDGKAVIVCSTGIGGPSTSIAVEELAQLGIRTFLRIGTTGAIQPHINVGDVLVTTASVRLDGASLHFAPMEFPAVADFECTTALVEAAKSVGATTHVGVTASSDTFYPGQERYDTFSGRVVSRFKGSMEEWQSMGVMNYEMESATLLTMCASQGLRAGMVAGVIVNRTQQEIPNAETMKQTESHAVKIVVEAARRLI, translated from the coding sequence ATGTCTAAGTCTGATGTTTTTCATCTCGGCCTCACCAAAAACGATTTACAAGGGGCTACGCTCGCTATCGTCCCTGGCGATCCAGAGCGTGTGGAAAAGATCGCCGCGCTGATGGATAAGCCGGTTAAGCTGGCAGCCCATCGTGAATTCACCACCTGGCGCGCAGAGCTGGATGGTAAAGCCGTGATCGTGTGTTCTACCGGTATCGGTGGCCCGTCTACGTCTATCGCTGTTGAAGAGCTGGCACAGCTGGGCATTCGTACTTTCCTGCGTATCGGTACCACCGGTGCTATCCAGCCGCATATCAACGTAGGCGACGTGCTGGTCACGACCGCGTCCGTTCGTCTGGACGGCGCAAGCCTGCACTTTGCACCGATGGAATTCCCGGCAGTGGCTGATTTCGAATGCACCACCGCGCTGGTTGAAGCCGCGAAATCCGTGGGCGCAACCACCCACGTGGGCGTAACCGCCTCTTCAGACACCTTCTACCCGGGCCAGGAGCGTTACGACACCTTCTCAGGCCGCGTGGTAAGCCGTTTCAAAGGCTCAATGGAAGAGTGGCAGTCCATGGGCGTGATGAACTACGAAATGGAATCCGCAACGCTGCTGACCATGTGTGCAAGCCAGGGTCTGCGTGCCGGTATGGTGGCGGGCGTTATCGTCAACCGTACCCAGCAGGAGATCCCGAACGCCGAAACCATGAAGCAGACCGAAAGTCATGCAGTGAAAATCGTGGTGGAAGCAGCGCGTCGCCTGATCTAA
- the yigL gene encoding sugar/pyridoxal phosphate phosphatase YigL yields the protein MYQVVASDLDGTLLFPDHTLSPYAKETLKLLTARGVNFVFATGRHHVDVGQIRDNLEIKSYMITSNGARVHDTDGNLIFTHNLDRDIASDLFGVVHNNPAIVTNVYRDDDWFMNRHRPDEMRFFKEAVFNYSLYEPGLLEPEGISKVFFTCDSHEELLPLEQAINARWGDRVNVSFSTLTCLEVMAGGVSKGHALEAVAKRLGFGLKDCIAFGDGMNDAEMLSMAGKGCIMENAHQRLKDLHPELEVIGTNADNAVPKYLRKLFLE from the coding sequence ATGTACCAGGTTGTTGCATCTGATTTAGATGGCACGCTGCTTTTCCCCGACCACACCCTGTCGCCTTACGCGAAAGAGACCTTAAAACTCCTGACTGCCCGTGGCGTGAACTTTGTGTTCGCCACCGGCCGCCACCACGTGGACGTGGGGCAGATCCGCGATAATCTTGAGATCAAATCGTACATGATCACCTCCAACGGTGCGCGCGTGCATGATACCGACGGCAACCTGATCTTTACCCACAATCTGGATCGCGATATCGCCTCCGATCTGTTCGGCGTGGTGCATAACAACCCGGCTATCGTCACGAACGTTTACCGCGACGACGACTGGTTTATGAACCGCCACCGACCGGATGAAATGCGTTTCTTCAAGGAAGCGGTGTTTAACTACTCCCTTTACGAGCCGGGCCTGCTGGAGCCGGAAGGGATCAGCAAGGTGTTCTTCACCTGCGACAGCCACGAAGAGCTGCTCCCGCTGGAACAGGCGATCAACGCCCGCTGGGGCGATCGCGTCAACGTGAGCTTCTCGACCCTGACCTGTCTGGAAGTGATGGCGGGTGGCGTCTCCAAAGGCCACGCGCTGGAAGCGGTCGCGAAACGTCTGGGCTTCGGGCTGAAAGACTGTATCGCCTTCGGTGACGGCATGAACGACGCCGAGATGCTTTCTATGGCAGGCAAGGGTTGCATCATGGAAAACGCGCACCAGCGTCTGAAAGATCTGCACCCTGAGCTGGAAGTGATCGGCACCAACGCAGACAACGCGGTGCCTAAGTATCTGCGCAAACTGTTCCTTGAATAA